In the genome of Pseudomonas sp. B33.4, the window TGATCTGTCGGGCCAGTGCTTCGGCCGGTTCCGCCTGGCGGTTGTAGTTGATGACAACCGCGGCGCCGGCCGCGGCGAGGGCTTTGGCGGCGGCGTGCCCGATGCCGGAGCTGGCGCCGGTGATCAGGGCTGTTTGTCGGGCGAGGGAAATATGCATGCAGCGTCGCGCCTTGGGTCGGTGGGCTTATTTAGCTGACTGACGGGCGGCGGCGAGAGTTCATCTCGCGATCATGAAAAGATCGATAGCTTTAGACCTGATAACGCCCACTGGTGCGATGCCACTCCACGCTGCCGGCCAGCCAGCACTTGAGGCCCGTCAGATAGCATTTGAGTAACGGCGAGGCCTGCGGCAGTACGGTGCATTCTGCCGCCTCGTACAAATGCATGATTTCGTCGTGAATGGCGGCACTTTGCGCCATCGCTTGTTCAGGCGAGCATTGCTGTTCGCGGATCAACAGCAAGGGCAGGTTGAAATCACCGATCCCGGCTTGCTGCTCCTTCAGCGCCGAAAAAAGATCATTGGCAATGATCGTCGCGCTGGCAGCCAGTGTCGTGACGCGCCGCACATCGGGTGCGCTATACACATTCGCGGGCAGTTCATAGCCTCCGATGATGTCGATCAACGACAGGCACGGCAGGAAACTGTTGACCTGACGGTGGGCCAGATATTCCCAAAGTGCTGGCGTGAGACCTTCGGTGCGCCAGGTCGCTTCGGCGCTCATGGTCACGAACATGGCGATGATTTCATGGCGTACGCGTGCGACCTGTGCTGGTGTGGCGAGGGCCTCCACCCGCGCCAGATAGCCGCGCAGAGCGACCAGTACCGGATCGCTGCTCAGTGCCTGTTCAAGGCCGGGGCGGAAACGTTCGCTCAAGTACACCGGTTCCAGCGCCGCCAGCGCCACTGACAGGCGCGGGCCGACCATTTTCGGTTCGGATCCGGTTCTCTCGTCATCACAGTAGTAATCATCGACAGCGAAGAGGGCGGCAAAACATTGCGCTGCCAGTAGCAGGCGATCGGGATCATCGGTGTCGGTATGGCACAGCATGGCGAAGCGCCCGAAGCCCATGGCGCGCACTTTTGCATGGTGTCTTGGAAAAATTCCGACCTGCTCAATCCACGGCATGAGGCGATCATCCACTTCTGCCGCCAGAGAGAGGTCGACTCTAAAGGGCGCAAGTCCATACAGCGGCGGGACGGTCCAGGGCGATTTCATTGACGATTCCTTCGCGGTTGAGCGCAGGGTCATCAGAGCCCTATTGACCAAAAAAGGCACCTGTCATACCTGACAGGTCTGTGCGTTTTGCGACGGATGGTCAACGTCGATCCAGCATCCGACGGAGGTTTCCATCGGTCTGGTCAGTTGACACCGGCAGGCTCGCCGGGGCGGCTGAGTCATCTGTTTATCAAAAGGCCCTTGGACTTCACTCCTTCACATTCCACCAACAATTCCCCGCTTCCACGCCACCCGACCCTATGGCAACTTGGCGGCCCTTGATGAGGCTGCAGTCCATGGCAAATCCCTACCGCGAATTATTCAACGCCCCTGGCGCACGCAATTTTGTGCTGGCCGGGATGATTGCGCGCATGCCGATTTCCATGACCGGTATCGGCGTGATCACCATGCTCTCGCAGTTGAAAGGCGGCTATGCACTGGCCGGTGCAGTGGCGGCGACGTTTGCCTTGGCCACGGCGTTTTGCGCGCCACAGGTGTCGCGTCTGGTTGACCGTTATGGCCAGCGAAAAATTCTCCCGATATCGGCGTTGCTCGGCGGCGGGGCATTGTTGATGTTGCTGCTCTGCACCCGCTTGCAGGCACCGACCTGGACGCTGTTCATTTTCGCCGCGCTGGCCGGGTGCATGCCGAGCATGTCGGCGATGGTGCGGGCGCGCTGGACGGAAATCTATCGCGGTCAACCGCAACTACAGACCGCTTATGCGCTGGAGTCGGTGCTGGATGAAGTGTGTTTCATCGTCGGCCCACCGTTGTCGGTGGGGTTGTGCGTTGCAGTGTTCCCGGAGGCCGGGCCGTTGGCGGCTTTGTTGGCGCTCGCTATTGGTGTCACGGCGTTCGTCGCCCAGCGCAGCACCGAGCCGGCGGTGCATCCACAGGAGTCGCATCATCAGGGTTCGATCATTGCTTCGACGGACATTCAACTGCTGCTGGCGCTGATGATTGCCATGGGCATCATCGTCGGTGTGATTGATGTGGTCAGCGTCGCGTTTGCCCAGCAGCAAGGGCAGCCGGCGGCGGCGAGTATCGTCTTGTCGGTTTACGCGATCGGTTCGTGCCTGGCCGGCATCGCCTTCGGTGCGATGCGCTCGAAATTGCCATTGCCGCAGTTGTTCCTGTACGGCGGCGTGGCGACGGCGGTGACGACGTTACCGCTGTTGCTGGCGAGCAATATTCTGGGCTTGTCGCTGGCGGTGTTTATCGCCGGGCTGTTCTTCGCGCCGACGCTGATTGTCGCAATGGCGTTGATTGAGCGCATCGTGCCGCCGGCCAAGTTGACCGAGGGCCTGACTTGGCTCGTGACCGGTTTGAGTATTGGCGTGGCCATCGGTGCGGCTGGTTCAGGATGGCTGGTGGATGCCTTCGGCGCTCGTAGCGGGTTCTGGCTGGCGATTGTGGCCGGGGCGGTGGTGCTGGGCTCGGCGATACAGAGCTACCGCCATCTGAAATAGCGGGGACATTGTGGGAGTGAGCCTGCTCGCGAAAGCGGTCCGTCATTCAACACTCATAGTGAATGTGAAATAGCCTTCGCGAGCAGGCTCGCTCCCACAGGGGACGCAGTGTTACCAGCCCCGTCCCGAGTTGACCCAGAAATTCACTGACAGTGAAGTCGACACCGATTCCACCTGATGGAACCAGCCCTCTGGCAAAAACAGCAAATCCCCGGCCTCCAGCGTCACTCGCAGAAATGTCACGTCGCGGGCGGCGGGGAAGCGTTCGTAGTCCGGCGCATCCGGGTTGAAATCACAGCCATCCAGACCACCCTTGGGCGCAGTCGACCAGGTACCCAGCGCCTCACGGTGATGCGGTGCGGCGAGAGTGAATGTCTTCTGCCCCCATACCTGTGCGAACAGATTGTCGGTGTCATCGCGATGCAACGGCGTGAGCGTGCCTTTGGGGCCGATCCAGATGCGTGGCGGGATGAACAGCGACGTATCGAAGTAGGGCGGGTACTTGATTTGCTGCATCAGCTGCGCCGGCAGAATGTTGTTGCCCATATACGCTGGCGGCTCGCCATCGGCGCCTTTGACCGCCGGTTGATCCAGCGAGGCGATGAAGTCGGCCATCGATGTCGAACGAAAATCACGTTCGGTGGAGAAGGTCTTCTTCACGTAGTCGCCATGGCGGGTAATGCCTTGCAGTTCGGCGAAATGCACCAGCGATTCTTCACGGCTGAGCTTGAACAGTGGCCAGTCCTGCAGCGCATTGCTGATCACCACGGGAATGCCGTTGGGCAGATAGCGGCTTTTGAACTCGGTGACCGACAGTTCACTGCGGGCAAGGCGTTCGATGCGGCTTTGGATCGGCAGGCTGGCGGTGAGTTTTTCACTGAAGCGCGGCGGGGTCGGGTAGCGCTTGTTCATGTCGACCTTTTCCGCCACGGCGCCACCGTGCATCGCGTGTTCGATGATCTGCGGCAGCATCGTTGCCAGGCCCATGTTGCCGCCGATTTTCAGGCGCCCGCTGGCGAACAGCTCTTCGACGTTGGCCATGCCGCTCATGATCCCGAGGAAATCGCGCTCGGCGACTTCAATGGTCACGTCCGGGCTGACGTGGCGTCCGGGCACGGTGCGGCTGCTGGCCTTGACCTCGGACCAGTAGGCCTGCTGCGGACCGAACACGAATTGAAATACGCCTTCGATGCCGACAGCGCCGGCATTGGCGAACAGTTTGCCCAGGATGCTCTGCAGGTCCACGGTGATCCCTCGTTATTGGTTTTGGCCTGAACAGTTAACGAGCACCTGGCAGGGGAATTTACTGGCCGATGACTAATTTGCCCGGCGCGGGATCCGTCTATCTCTACAGATGAATTTTTCGAGGAAAGCGTGGTGACCAAGCTGACCCTGCTGTGTCTGCCGTACTCCGGCGCCAGTGCCATGGTCTACAGCCGCTGGCGGCCGAAGCTGCCGCAATGGCTGCACTTGCAACCGGTTGAGCTGCCGGGGCGTGGCGCACGTTTTGGTGAGCCGCTGCACACCGACATGCGTGGGCTGGCAATGCAGTTGGCCAAGGAATTGCGACCGACACTCAACCCCCCTTATGCGCTGTTCGGCCACAGTCTGGGCGCGTTGCTGGCCTGCGAAATGGCGCACGCCCTGCGTGCGCTGGGTTGTCCGGAGCCGGTGGCGATGTTCGCTTCCGGCACAGCGGCGCCGACCCTGCGAGCCGATTACGATCGCGGCTTCGCTGAGCCCAAGACTGACGCCGAGTTGATCGAGCAACTGCGCACGCTCAATGGCACCAGCGAGGAAGTGCTGGCCAACGAAGAGCTGATGAGTCTGACCCTGCCGATCCTGCGCGCGGATTTTCAACTGTGCGGCAAGTTCGAGCCGCTGGCGCGACCGCTGCTCAACTGCCCGGTGCATGTGCTCGGCGGCAAGGCTGACCGCGCCACCACCGAGCAATTGATCGGCTGGAGCAAGGAAACCCGCGGCAGTTTCTCGGTGGACATGCTCGCCGGCGGGCACTTCTTTATTCATGAGCATGAAGCGAAGGTATTGAAGGTGATCAAGGATCAGCTCGATGTGCATCATCGCCGCCACGCCATGGCCGCGACTGCCTGAACACTACGCGGTGCCCTCCTGTAGGAGCTGCCGCAGGCTGCGATCCTTTGATCCTGAGCTTTAAAACAGGATCAAAAGATCGCAGCCTCGTTTCACTCGTCAGCTCCTACAGGGGTTGTGTTGACGACAGATAACCTTCGTTATACCTCCCACCTGACAGTTGTTCTCATTCGCTAATTTTTCCGGTCTGCATTCGTTTTATAGGGACGACGTGCCTTTGTGCTTCCTGCCTACTGATCCGGATGCTAAGAAATGAATGCTGAAGACTCCTTGAAACTCGCTCGCCGGTTTATCGGGTTGCCCCTGGAAAAGCGCCAGATGTTCCTCGCTGCCCTGCAGAGGGAAGGGGTGGATTTTTCGCGGTTTCCGATTCCGACCGGCGTCGAAGCCGAGGATCGGCAGGCGCTGTCTTACGCACAGCAACGCATGTGGTTTCTCTGGCAGCTGGATCCCCAAGGTGGCGCCTATAACTTGCCAGGCGCGGTACGGCTCAGTGGCCGCTTGAACCTGGCGGCACTGGAGCAAGCCTTCGCCAGCCTGGTCGAGCGCCACGAAACCCTGCGTACGGTGTTCCAGCGCCAGGCCGATGACAGTCTGCTGCAAGTGCCGGCCAGCGCGCCGTTGGTGATCCGCCATGAAGACTTCAGCACACTGCCGGCCAGCGAGCGTGAGCAGGCTGTGGTGCAGGCCGCCGAGCAACAATCGGTGGTTCCATTCGATCTGGCCGTGGGTCCGCTGCTGCGGGTGACGTTGCTCAAACTCGCCGAGCAGGAGCATGTGCTGCTGCTGACTCTGCACCACATCGTTTCTGATGGCTGGTCGATGAACGTGTTGATCGACGAATTCATTCGTTGCTACGACGCGTTCGATGCCGGCCAGCAGCCGCAACTGGCCGCGCTGCCAATCCAGTACAGCGACTACGCCTTGTGGCAGCGCCGCTGGCTGGAGGCGGGCGAACAGGCGCGCCAACTCGATTACTGGCAGGCGCAACTGGGCGACGAACACCCGGTGCTGGAGCTGCCGCTGGATCATTCGCGTCCGGCGATGCCGAGCTATCGCGGCACTCGCTATGAGTTCGCTGTCGATGAACAACTGGCCGAGCAACTGCGCAACACCGCTCAGCAGCATCAAGTCACGTTGTTCATGCTCTTGCTCGGCGCCTTCAACGCGCTGCTGCATCGCTACACCGGCCAGACCGACATCCGTGTCGGCGTGCCGATTGCCAATCGCAACCGTGGCGAAATCGAAGGGCTGATCGGCTTCTTCGTCAACACTCAGGTGTTGCGTACCCGACTGGACGGGCAGACGCGGGTCGATGACCTGCTGCGCGCGATCAAAGAAACCGCGCTCGGCGCTCAGGCGCATCAGGATCTGCCGTTCGAGCAACTGGTCGAAGCGCTGAAGCTGGAACGCAGCCTCAGTCACACGCCGCTGTTTCAGGTGATGTACAACCATCAGCCGCAAGTGGCGGACATCGCCAGCATCCGCACGGCCTCCGGTCTACTGCTGAACAGCCTCGACTGGCAGAGCCGTACCACCCAGTTCGACCTGACCCTCGATACCTACGAGAAGGGTGGCAAGCTGCATGCGGCGCTGACGTACGCCAGCGACTTGTTCGAGCCGGCGACCATCGAGCGCATGGCGCGCCATTGGTTGCGCTTGCTCACGGCCATGGTCGCCGATCCGTCGCAACGGGTCGGCGAACTGCCGCTGCTGGAGGCTGATGAACAGCACACGCTGGTGCATGACTGGAACAACGTTCACGCGGTTTATCCGACGCAAACCCCGATACACCAGTTGATCGAAGCGCAGGTTGCGCGCACGCCGAATGCGCCTGCGCTGCTGTTCGGTGAGCAGACGCTGAGCTACGCCGAACTGGATGCGCGGGCCAACCGCCTCGCGCATTTGCTGGGTGAACAAGGCGTGCGGGCCGACAGTCTGGTCGGCGTTTGTGCTCTGCGTTCGGTGGAAATGGTTGTCGCGCTGCTGGCGATTCTCAAGGCTGGCGGCGCTTATGTGCCACTGGATCCGGAGTACCCGCAGGAGCGTCTGGCGTACATGATCGAGGACAGCGGCATCACCTTGCTGCTGACCCAGGATGCTTTGCTGGCATCGCTGCCGACTGACGGCGTGCAGGTCATCACGCTGAATCAGCCGGGTCTGCTCGACCGCTACAGCGACAGTCGTGTTGAAGTCAGCGTCGATCCGCTGAACCTGGCCTATGTGATTTACACCTCGGGTTCCACCGGCAAACCGAAAGGCGCCGGCAACAGCCACGCGGCGCTGGTCAACCGCTTGTGCTGGATGCAGGAAGCGTACGCGATCGACGCCAGCGATTCGGTGTTGCAGAAGACCCCGTTCAGCTTCGACGTGTCGGTCTGGGAATTCTTCTGGCCGCTGCTGACCGGCGCGCGTCTGGTGGTTGCCGCGCCAGGTGCGCACCGCGATCCGCTGCAACTGATCGACATCATCAACCGCCACGGCATCAGTACGTTGCACTTTGTGCCGTCGATGTTGCAGGCGTTCATTCATGAGGCGGGTGTCGAAAGCTGCATGGGCCTCAAGCGCATCGTCTGCAGCGGTGAAGCCTTGCCGCTGGATGCGCAATTGCAAGTCTTCGCCAAACTGCCGAACGCCGGCCTCTATAACCTCTACGGCCCGACCGAAGCGGCAATCGACGTAACTCACTGGACCTGCGTTGACGAAGGCGCGGACAGCGTGCCGATCGGCCGGCCAATCGCCAACCTGCGCACCCACGTCCTCGACGCCGAGTTGCTGCCGGTGCCAAGTGGCGTGGCTGGCGAACTGTATCTGGGCGGCGCCGGTCTCGCGCGCAGTTATCACCAGCGTCCGGCGCTGACCGCCGAGCGTTTTGTGCCGTGCCCGTTCCACGACGGCGAGCGCCTGTACCGCACCGGTGACCGTGTGCGCCAGCGTGCCGATGGCGTGATCGAATACCTCGGTCGTCTCGACCATCAAGTGAAACTGCGCGGTCTGCGCATCGAATTGGGTGAAATCGAAACCCGCCTGATGCAGCATCCGCTGGTGCGCGAAGCGGTGGTGCTGGTGCAGGGCGGCAAGCATTTGGTGGCTTATCTGGTGCTGGAAAATGCTCAGCCGGACGAGCAATGGCAACAGGACGTCAAGGCGTGGCTGCTCGGCAGCCTGCCGGAATTCATGGTGCCGACCTACCTGATCACTCTGCCGAAATTGCCGGTAACGGCCAACGGCAAACTCGATCGCAAAGCCTTGCCGCAACCGGATGCGGCGCCACAACAAGCGTTCGTCGCGCCGCAGGATGCGCTGCAAAAAGCGCTGGCGGCGATTTGGCAAGACGTGCTGGGACTTGAGCGCGTGGGCCTGGAGGACAACTTTTTCGAACTGGGCGGCGACTCGATCATTTCGATTCAAGTGGTCAGCCGTGCGCGACAGGCCGGGATTCGTATCAGCCCGCGCGACCTGTTCCAGTACCAGACCGTGCGCAGTCTTGCGCTGGTTGCCACGCTGGATAATCAGACCTCGGTAGATCAAGGGCCGGTGACCGGCGGCGCCGTGCTCGGGCCGATCCAGCAGCATTTCTTCAGCCGCGCGATGCCGCTGCGTGAGCACTGGAACCAGTCGCTGCTGCTGACCCCGCGCGACACCTTGAATGCACAGTGGCTTGATGCTGCGCTGGCGCACGTGATCAATCATCACGACGCCTTGCGCCTGCGCTTTGTCGAAAGCGCCGAAGGGTGGCAGCAAAGCCACGGCCCGTTGGTCGACAGTGCTGAGCTGTGGCTGCGTGACGCCGAGACTGCTGAGCAATTGCAGGCGCTGTGCAACGAAGCCCAGCGCAGCCTCGACTTGCAGAACGGTCCGCTGTTGCGTGCATTGCTGGTGACGCTGACCGATGGCACTCAGCGCCTGAACCTGATCATTCACCACTTGGCGGTGGACGGCGTTTCCTGGCGCGTGCTGCTGGAAGATTTGCAACAGGCTTACGAGCAGCGCTCGGCGGGCGGAGGCATTCAGTTGCCGGCCAAAACCAATGCCTTCCAGAGCTGGACCGCGCGTCTGGAAAGCGCTGCTGCACGCTTCGATGAACAACTGGATTACTGGAAAACCCAGCATCAAGGTGCGCAGGATCTGCCGTGCGAACGTCCCGATGGCAGCCTGCAAAACCTGCATGGCGAGAAAATCGAGTGGCGCCTCGACGCCGAGCGTACCCGTCAGTTGCTGCAACAGGCGCCGGCGGCGTATCGCACGCAAGTCAATGATCTGTTGTTGACCGCACTGGCGCGCACCATCAGTCGCTGGACCCGTCAGCCCGGCACGCTGATCGAGCTAGAGGGGCATGGTCGCGAAGACCTCTTCGATGACATCGACCTGACCCGCACCGTGGGCTGGTTCACCAGTTTGTTCGCGGTCAATCTGACGGCCGCCGACGATCTCGACGGGTCGATCAAGTCGATCAAGGAGCAACTGCGCGCCGTGCCGGACAAAGGTCTGGGCTACGGCGTGCTGCGTTATCTGGCTGCGCCATCGGTGCGTGCCGAACTGGCAACGTTGGCGCCGCCACGGATTACCTTCAACTACCTCGGCCAGTTCGACCGTCAGTTCGACGACGCGGCGCTGTTCGTGCCGTCCGCTGAAACCAGCGGCGTTGCGCAGGATCCGGCAGCGCCGTTGGCCAACTGGCTGACGCTGGAAGGCCAGGTCTATGGCGGTGAGCTGTCGATGAACTGGGGGTTCAGCCGCGAGATGTTCGACAGCGCGACCGTGCAGTACCTGGTCGATCAATACGCGCTGGAACTGCATGCGCTGATTGAACATTGCTGCACGTTGCAAGCCGCGCAAGCAACGCCATCGGACTTCCCGCTGGCCCGCGTGACCCAGGCTCAACTGGATGAGTTGCCGGTGCCGGCAGGTCAACTCGATGATGTTTATCCGCTGTCGCCGATGCAACAGGGCCTGCTGTTCCATACCCTTTATGAACAAGCGGCGGGTGAGTACATCAACCAGTTGCGCGTCGACGTCGAGGGTCTCGATCCCGAACGTTTCCGCGCCGCGTGGCAGGCCACCGTCGATGCGCAGGACATTTTGCGCAGCGGTTTCGTCTGGCAGGGCGAGCTGGCGCAGCCGCTGCAGATCGTCCACAGGCACGTGCAACTGCCGTTCAGCACGCTGGACTGGCGCGACCGCAAGGATCAGCCAACAGCGCTCGCTGCGCTGGCCGATGCCGAGCGTCAGCAAGGCTTTGACCTGACCTGTGCGCCACTGCTGCGACTGCTGCTGGTGCAGACCGGCGCCGAGCAATGGCACCTGATTTACACCCATCACCACATCCTCATGGACGGCTGGAGCAATTCGCAGTTGCTCGGTGAAGTCTTGCAGCGCTACAGCGGTCGCACGCCGGTAACTGGCGGCGGACGTTATCGCGATTACATCGCCTGGCTGCAACGTCAGGACGGCCAACTGAGTGAAGATTTCTGGAGCGGCCAATTGGCTGCCCTGCAAGAGCCGACCCGGTTGGCGCGCGCGGCCACCGCTGGCGAGATTGCCAGCGGCCACGGCGATCACTACCTGACGCTGGACGTGCAACGCACCCAGGCGCTGGAAACCTTTGCCCGCCAGCAAAAAGTCACCGTCAACACCTTGGTGCAAGCGGCGTGGCTGCTGTTGCTGCAACGCTATACCGGTCACGAAACCGTGGCGTTCGGTGCGACCGTGGCCGGGCGTCCGGCGGATCTGCCAGGCATCGAGCAACAGGTCGGTCTGTTCATCAACACCTTGCCGGTGATTGGCGCGCCGCGTCCGGATCAAAGCGTTGGCAGCTGGCTGCAAGCGGTACAGGCGCAAAACCTCAGCCTGCGCGACTTCGAGCACACGCCACTGGCGGACATCCAGCGTTGGGCCGGGCAGGGCGGTGAAGCACTGTTCGACAATATTCTGGTGTTCGAAAACTACCCGATTGCCCAGGCGCTGAGTCAGGCCGGGCAAGGGCTGACATTCGGTGATGTCGGCAACCTCGAACAGACCCATTACGCGCTGAGTGTGGCGGTCACCCTCGGTCAGCAACTGGCGTTGCACTACAGCTTTGATCGCGGCCAGTTCGCCGGCGATGTCATCGAAGGTATCAGCCGGCACCTGCTGCAATTGCTTGAGCAGTTCGCCGTATCGGCTGAGCGCAACCTCGGTGAAATCGCCTTAGCCAGCGCTGACGAACAAACCCGCCAGCAAGCCGAAAACCATCCGCAGCCCTACCCGGTGGACATCGGCGTGCATCAGCGCATTGCCGCGCTGGCTGCGCAAAATCCGCAGCGCACGGCGGTGATCTTCAACGGTGAGCATTTCAGCTACGGCGAGATCGATCAGCGCGCCAACCAACTGGCGCACGCGCTGATCGCCCGTGGCGTCGGCGCGGAAACCCGCGTTGGCGTAGCCCTGCCGCGCAGTGAATCGGTGATCGTCGCGCTGCTGGCCGTGCTCAAGGCGGGCGGCGCTTATGTGCCGCTGGACACCAGCTACCCACGCGAACGCCTGGCCTATCTGATCGGAGATTCCGGGCTGGCGTTGTTGATCAGCGACTCGTCGGTGTCGGCGCAATTGCCGGTCGATGAATCGGTGCCGCTGCTGGAGCTGGATCGCCTCGATTTGCGCGAGTTGCCGATCAAGGCGCCGCAAGTGCAACTCGATCCGCACAACCTCGCCTACGTGATCTATACCTCCGGCTCCACCGGCAATCCGAAAGGCGTCAGCGTCGCCCACGGTCCGTTGGCCATGCATTGCCAGGCCATCGGTCAGCGCTATGAAATGCGCGACAGTGACTGTGAATTCCATTTCATGTCGTTCGCCTTCGACGGTGCCCACGAGCGCTGGCTGACCAGCCTGACCCACGGCGCGTCGCTGCTGATTCGCGACGACACCTTGTGGACACCCGAGCAGACCTACAACGCGATGATCGAACACGGCGTGACCGTGGTCGCATTCCCCCCGGTGTACCTGCAACAACTGGCCGAACACGCCGAGCGCGTTGGCAATCCGCCCAAAGTGCGCATCTATTGCTTCGGCGGTGATGCGGTGCCGAACGCCAGTTTCGAGCGGGTCAAACGCGCGCTCGATCCGGACTACATCATCAACGGTTACGGCCCGACCGAAACCGTGGTCACGCCGCTGATCTGGAAGGCCGGGCGCGAGGTGCCGTGTGGCGCCGCGTATGCGCCAATCGGCAGCCGCATTGGCGACCGTAGCGCTTATGTGCTCGACGCTGATCTGAACCTGCTGCCGCAAGGCATGGCCGGCGAGCTGTACCTCGGAGGTACAGGGCTGGCGCGGGGTTATCTGAACCGTCCGGGGCTGACTGCCGAGCGTTTTGTGGCTGACCCGTTCAGCACCACGGGTGGCTTGCTCTATCGCACCGGTGACCTCGTTCGCCAGCGTGTCGACGGCACGTTCGACTACCTGGATCGCATCGATAATCAGGTGAAGATTCGTGGCTTCCGCATCGAGCTGGGCGAAGTCGAAGCGGCGCTGCAAGCCCTCGACGGCGTGCGTGAAGCGGTGGTCGTTGCCCAGGAAGGTAGCGCCGGCAGTGGCAAGCGTCTGGTGGCGTACGTGGTCGGCGATGCAAGCCGTGCCGACTTCACCGATCAACTGCGTGCACAACTCAAGGCCACGTTGCCAGCGCACATGGTGCCGGCGTATGTGCTGCGTCTGGAGCGCATGCCGCTGACGCCGAACGGCAAACTGGATCGCAAGAACCTGCCGAAACCGGACGTCAGCCAACTGCAGCAAACTTACGTTGCACCGCAAACCGCGCTGGAACAGCAACTGGCGACGATCTGGCAGGACGTGCTCAAGCTTGAGCAAGTGGGCGTCAGCGACAACTTCTTCGAACTGGGCGGCGACTCGATCATTTCGATTCAGGTGGTCAGCCGCGCGCGGCAGGCCGGGATTCGCTTTACACCGAAAGACCTGTTCCAGCACCAGACCATCGCCGCACTGGCGTTGGTGGCGCAGACCGGCGAAGCGCTGCAATTGATCGATCAGCAACCGGTCACCGGCAGCACGGCGCTGCTGCCGATCCATCAGGAATTTTTCGCGCAGGCGATTCCCGATCGTCATCACTGGAACCAGTCGGTGATGCTCAAGCCGATGCAGGCGCTGGACGCGCAGCGGCTGGAACAGGCGCTGGATGCGCTGGTGCTGCATCACGACAGCTTGCGTCTGGAGTTTGTCGAGCAGACAGAGGACTGGGTCGCGCAGTACCGCGACGTTGCGGCGCAAGCCGGCGAGACCATTCTCTGGCACGTCGAGGTGGCTGATCTTGCTGCTCTTGAGGCGCTGGGTGACAAGGCTCAACGCAGCTTGCAACTGAGCGGCGGCTCGCTGATTCGCGCGGTGCTGGCGAACCTGGCGGATGGCACTCAGCGTCTGTTGCTGATCGTTCATCACCTGGTGGTCGATGGCGTGTCGTGGCGGATTCTGTTCGAGGATCTGCAGAACGCTTATCGGCAGCTCAGCGCTGGCGCGTCCGTGCAATTGCCGGCGAAAACCAGTGCAGTCAAAGCCTGGGCGGCAGCCTTGCAGGACTACGCAGCAACCCCTGCATTGCAGGCCGAACTGGGCTTCTGGCAACAACAGTTGCAGGGCGCTTCGGCTGCCTTGCCTTATGACCATCCGCACGGTGGGCAGCAACACGATCAGGCGCTGACGATCCG includes:
- a CDS encoding thioesterase II family protein; translated protein: MVTKLTLLCLPYSGASAMVYSRWRPKLPQWLHLQPVELPGRGARFGEPLHTDMRGLAMQLAKELRPTLNPPYALFGHSLGALLACEMAHALRALGCPEPVAMFASGTAAPTLRADYDRGFAEPKTDAELIEQLRTLNGTSEEVLANEELMSLTLPILRADFQLCGKFEPLARPLLNCPVHVLGGKADRATTEQLIGWSKETRGSFSVDMLAGGHFFIHEHEAKVLKVIKDQLDVHHRRHAMAATA
- a CDS encoding MFS transporter, whose protein sequence is MANPYRELFNAPGARNFVLAGMIARMPISMTGIGVITMLSQLKGGYALAGAVAATFALATAFCAPQVSRLVDRYGQRKILPISALLGGGALLMLLLCTRLQAPTWTLFIFAALAGCMPSMSAMVRARWTEIYRGQPQLQTAYALESVLDEVCFIVGPPLSVGLCVAVFPEAGPLAALLALAIGVTAFVAQRSTEPAVHPQESHHQGSIIASTDIQLLLALMIAMGIIVGVIDVVSVAFAQQQGQPAAASIVLSVYAIGSCLAGIAFGAMRSKLPLPQLFLYGGVATAVTTLPLLLASNILGLSLAVFIAGLFFAPTLIVAMALIERIVPPAKLTEGLTWLVTGLSIGVAIGAAGSGWLVDAFGARSGFWLAIVAGAVVLGSAIQSYRHLK
- a CDS encoding cupin-like domain-containing protein, whose translation is MDLQSILGKLFANAGAVGIEGVFQFVFGPQQAYWSEVKASSRTVPGRHVSPDVTIEVAERDFLGIMSGMANVEELFASGRLKIGGNMGLATMLPQIIEHAMHGGAVAEKVDMNKRYPTPPRFSEKLTASLPIQSRIERLARSELSVTEFKSRYLPNGIPVVISNALQDWPLFKLSREESLVHFAELQGITRHGDYVKKTFSTERDFRSTSMADFIASLDQPAVKGADGEPPAYMGNNILPAQLMQQIKYPPYFDTSLFIPPRIWIGPKGTLTPLHRDDTDNLFAQVWGQKTFTLAAPHHREALGTWSTAPKGGLDGCDFNPDAPDYERFPAARDVTFLRVTLEAGDLLFLPEGWFHQVESVSTSLSVNFWVNSGRGW
- a CDS encoding family 2 encapsulin nanocompartment cargo protein terpene cyclase produces the protein MKSPWTVPPLYGLAPFRVDLSLAAEVDDRLMPWIEQVGIFPRHHAKVRAMGFGRFAMLCHTDTDDPDRLLLAAQCFAALFAVDDYYCDDERTGSEPKMVGPRLSVALAALEPVYLSERFRPGLEQALSSDPVLVALRGYLARVEALATPAQVARVRHEIIAMFVTMSAEATWRTEGLTPALWEYLAHRQVNSFLPCLSLIDIIGGYELPANVYSAPDVRRVTTLAASATIIANDLFSALKEQQAGIGDFNLPLLLIREQQCSPEQAMAQSAAIHDEIMHLYEAAECTVLPQASPLLKCYLTGLKCWLAGSVEWHRTSGRYQV